In Carassius gibelio isolate Cgi1373 ecotype wild population from Czech Republic chromosome B4, carGib1.2-hapl.c, whole genome shotgun sequence, one DNA window encodes the following:
- the LOC127955961 gene encoding gastrula zinc finger protein XlCGF57.1 — translation MAFIKEECEDVKIEEIFRIKEEEEDTEEQTDLVALKEERQELTGIEEKDQYERNDFTNVEISIQSEATSSQTEVQKTESNSCFTCHRCKQTFSQKYNLKNHMKFHARKKAFKCQQCGNGFTRKENLKRHIKGHSGEKPFICNLCRKTFTNKANLNSHMKCHFGEKPFTCKSCGKSFTRKGSLRCHMVIHTGEKPFTCDQCGKRFRHKATIDSHMKIHTGEKPFTCKLCGNGFTNRSTLTAHLRNHTGERPFTCELCGNSFSRKGSLKIHMVVHTDEKPFPCDQCGKSFRHKATLDSHMRTHTEESPYICILCGKNYSNKSTLNTHMRNHTGERPFTCKVCGKSFSKNSNLKTHMTTHTEEKPFLCTQCGKTFTREKTLTYHMRIHSNENSFNCHHCELRFPDKRRLNWHEKIHFRSSKCHECGKSFGYKANLKVHMRIHTGEKPFTCTNCGKSFSQNISLKVHMRIHTKEKAFTCSLCGKSFTRKVQFNIHMKSHTREKPFTCTL, via the coding sequence acCTGGTGGCACTAAAAGAAGAGAGGCAAGAACTTACAGGTATAGAAGAGAAAGATCAATATGAGAGAAATGACTTCACGAATGTGGAAATATCCATACAGTCTGAAGCAACTTCATCACAAACAGAAGTACAGAAGACTGAATCTAACAGTTGCTTCACCTGCCATCGATGTAAACAGACTTTCAGTCAGAAATATAACCTTAAAAATCACATGAAATTTCATGCTAGAAAGAAGGCTTTCAAATGCCAACAATGTGGAAACGGCTTTACCCGTAAAGAAAACCTAAAACGCCACATTAAAGGCCACAGTGGAGAGAAGCCTTTTATCTGCAATCTGTGTAGGAAGACCTTCACAAATAAAGCAAACCTTAATTCCCACATGAAATGCCACTTTGGAGAGAAGCCTTTTACCTGCAAAtcgtgtgggaagagtttcacacgcAAAGGATCTCTTAGGTGTCACATGGtcattcacaccggagagaagccgttTACATGTGATCAATGTGGAAAGCGTTTCAGACATAAAGCAACCATTGATTCACACATgaaaattcacactggagagaagccttttacCTGCAAACTGTGTGGGAATGGCTTCACAAATAGATCAACCCTTACTGCCCACTTGAGAAATCACACAGGAGAGAGGCCCTTCACTTGCGAACTATGTGGGAATAGCTTCTCACGCAAAGGATCTCTTAAGATTCACATGGTTGTTCACACTGATGAGAAACCGTTtccatgtgatcagtgtggaaaatCTTTCAGACATAAAGCAACCCTTGATTCACACATGAGAACTCACACTGAAGAGAGTCCATACATCTGCATTCTGTGTGGGAAGAACTACTCAAATAAGTCAACCCTTAATACCCACATGAGAAATCACACAGGAGAGAGACCCTTCACCTGTAAAGTGTGTGGAAAGAGCTTCTCAAAAAACAGTAATCTCAAGACTCACATGACAACTCATACAGAGGAGAAGCCTTTCCtgtgcactcagtgtggaaaaacTTTTACACGTGAAAAAACCCTTACTTACCACATGAGGATTCACTCAAATGAGAACTCTTTTAACTGTCATCATTGTGAACTGAGATTCCCAGACAAGAGACGCCTTAACTGGCATGAAAAAATTCATTTTCGATCATCCAAATGTCAtgaatgtggaaagagtttcggATATAAAGCAAACCTCAAAGTTCACAtgagaatccacactggagagaaacctttcacctgcactaactgtggaaagagtttcagtcaGAACATAAGCCTTAAGgttcacatgaggattcacactaAAGAGAAAGCTTTTACCTGCAGTCTGTGTGGGAAGAGCTTCACTCGTAAAGTACAATTTAATATCCACATGAAAAGTCACACACGAGAGAAGCCTTTTACCTGCACACTGTGA
- the LOC127956326 gene encoding C-type lectin domain family 4 member M-like codes for MRNATVPSSIETSVLKNTETLLCVFLLTAVVALCVFFTQERQQLVSRNENLTRERDQLKQEKNDLQTSLGKVDGWICHQSSLYFFSSERKNWTESRRSCRERGADLIIINNREEEDFVTQVSVFNAIWIGLTDADEEGRWKWVDGSTMTSGFWMSGEPNSFMGLEEDCVLASYGWNDSPCNVAYGWICEKTIF; via the exons ATGAGGAACGCAACAGTCCCCTCCAGTATTGAAACGAGTGTTCTCAAAAACACTGAAACG CTGCTGTGTGTTTTTCTGCTGACTGCAGTCGTAGCGTTGTGTGTCTTCTTCACTCAAGAGAGACAACAGCTCGTGTCCAGGAATGAGAATCTGACTAGAGAGAGAGACCAGCTGAAACAGGAGAAAAATGATCTTCAGACCAGTCTCGGTAAAGTGG ATGGATGGATCTGCCATCAATCCAGTCTGTACTTTTTTTCCTCTGAGAGGAAGAACTGGACGGAGAGCAGAAGATCCTGCAGAGAGAGAGgagcagatctgatcatcatcaacaacagagAGGAAGAA GACTTTGTTACGCAGGTGTCTGTTTTTAATGCAATCTGGATTGGTTTGACTGACGCTGATGAAGAAGGCAGatggaaatgggttgatggcagcACAATGACCTCTGG CTTCTGGATGTCTGGAGAGCCAAACAGTTTCATGGGTCTAGAGGAAGACTGTGTCTTAGCTTCATATGGATGGAATGATTCTCCGTGTAATGTGGCATATGGATGGATTTGTGAGAAgactattttttaa